DNA from Candidatus Binataceae bacterium:
CACGAACTTGACATTGAACGGCACGCGTGAGCCGCTTCGGGATACCCGGCCGCACGGCTGGGCTCGATATATGAGCCAGCCTAATGATGCTCGACCGGTGCATCCGCAATCCGCCGTGGGGATGCAGCCCGACTGAAGGCGCAGCGCCCCAAGCAGGGAAAGCGTTTGCCGCACATGCGGCCTCGGCCGCGTCACGCAGATGCGCCAGGGGCCGGCGCTCGGCTGCGGACGCCAACGATCGCCCCACGGATTAAAGGAGCGAATCCCTCGCCGCGAAAACTCGCTCGCCAGCAGCCTCTCCGAGGCCGAATTTTTTTTGTGGAGCCAGCGGCCTGTTACCGGCTGACTTTGAAGCCTAACGGCCTGCTTAGGGCTCCAGGCGCTCCATCATCCGCGGGAACGGGATCGTCTCGCGAATATGATGCAGTCCGCAGAGCCATGCGACCACCCGCTCGATACCCATCCCGAACCCCGCGTGCGGCACCGATCCGTAGCGTCTCAGGTCGAGGTACCAGTTGAGCGGCTCGATTGGCAGGCCGTGGGCGACGATGCGCGCGCGCAGCGTCTCGTAATCGTCCTCGCGCTGGCCGCCGCCGATAATCTCGCCGTAGCCCTCGGGCGCCAGCATATCGACGCAGAGCGCCACTTCCGGTCGGTCAGGGTCGCGCTTCATGTAAAAGGCCTTGCACTCGGCCGGGTAGCGATGGACCATCACGGGCCGGTCGAACTCCGCCGAGAGCGCCGTTTCCTCGTCGCCGCCGAGGTCGTCGCCCCATTTGACCGCGAGGCCCTTGGCGTGCAGCCGTTTGATCGCCTCGTCGTAGGTGATTCGCGGATAGGGCGTCTGGGCCGCGCGCTTTAGCGGCTCGCGGTCGCGCTCGAGCGTGGCCAGGTCGGCCGCGCGCCGTTCGAGCACGCGGCCAACGATATAGGCCACGAAGTCCTCGGCGAGCTGCATGTCTTCGGCGAGCGTGTAGTATGCGACCTCCGGCTCGACCATCCAGAACTCCGTCAGATGGCGCCGCGTCTTTGACTTTTCCGCGCGGAATGTGGGGCCGAAACAATACACCTTGCCCAGCGCGAGCGCGCCCGCCTCGGCATAGAGCTGGCCGCTTTGCGTGAGATAGGCCTTGCGTTCCCCGAAGTAGTCGATTTCGAAGAGATTGGTAGTGCCCTCGCACGAGGTCGGGGTCAGGATCGGTGCGTCGAACAGCACGAAGCCGCGATCATGAAAGAACTGGCGCGCCGCCGCGGCGACCTCGTCGCGCACGCGCAGGATCGCGTGCTGGCGCGCCGAGCGCACCCACAAGTGGCGCAGGTCGAGCAGGAAGGCGACGCCGTGCTCCTTGGGCGTGATCGGATAGTCGGCCGCCGGCGCGTAAACCTTGAAGTGCTTGACCGTCAGCTCGAAACCGCCCGGCGCGCGCTTGTCCTCGCGCACCGCACCAGTCACCTCGAGCGAGCTTTCCTGACCGAGGTGGTCGGCGGCGGAGAACGCCTCGGCGCCGATTTCATTGAGCAGGGCGACGCACTGGCACACCCCGGTGCCGTCGCGCAGCAGCAGGAAATGGATTTTGCCGCTTGAGCGGCGATTGTAAAGCCATCCCTTGAGCGTGATTTCCTCGCCCACGTGGCGGCCCAGTTCCTCGATATAAACCCACGCCATGGAGCTATTTAAGCAGATTGGCGCGGTTTGGCGAGCGCGAGCGCGACGGCCGTCGCTCGTTCGCAGCGCCCCGTTGGGATAGGTTGATCGACGACGTGGAGTGAGGCGCGATGAACGGTCTCGACTATCTGATCCTGGCGGCGATCGGACTCGGCGCATTGATGGGCGCGGGACGCGGAATCCTGCGCATCGCCTCGTCGCTCATCGCGCTGGTGTCGGCCTTTTACCTGGCCGCGGTTTACGACAAGCCGGCCGGCGATCAACTTGCGCGCGCGTTTTCGCTGAAGCCCGCGACTGGCGCGACGCTGGGTTATATCGTCATCTTTCTCACCGTGATGATTGTCGTGGCGTGGGGCGGCTCGAAGCTCGCCCAGCTAATTCGCGCCGTGCACATGAGCTGGGCCGACCGGCTCGGCGGCGCGGTCGTCGGCGCCGCGATGGGCGCGCTGGTATCGGCGCTGGTCGTGGTGATCGCGACCGCGACGCTGCCGGCAGACACGGCGGTGATCCGCGATTCACAGCTTGCGCCGCGCGTGCTCGACTATAGCCACGACCTGGCGGGCTTCGTCCCCGTACAGATGCGCGACGCCTACTACTACCGCGAAGCCCAGGTCATCACGTACTGGAACCAGCATAAAACGGCGCCGCCCGAGTCCGCATCGGGACCCGCGGCGGCGCCGTAAAGAATCGGATTTGTACGGACGGATTGTAAGGTAGGGCGAATCAGACGAGCGCGCTATCGACCGCTTTCACGAGATGGCTCTTCGGCACGGCGCCGACGATCTGCTCCTTGACCTGACCGCTCTTGATGATCAGCAGGTTCGGAATTCCGCGGACGCCGTAACGCGCCGGCGTTTCGGGATTGTCGTCAACGTTAATCTTCACCACCTTGAGCCGGCCGGCGTATTCGCCCGCTAGTTCGTCGATGATCGGAGCGATGGCCCGGCAGGGCGCGCACCACGGCGCCCAGAAGTCGATCAAAACCGCCTTGTCGGATTTCAGAACTTCCTGGTCGAAGTTCGCGTCGGTTACGTGGTTAACTAGCTCGCTGGCCATCGGAACTTTACTCCTTGCCGCTACGTTAGACTTTAAACGTAAGGACGCCCAGCCGGGCAGTCAAGGCGGGTCCGGAAGCGGTCAAACGCGCGACCGTTCGATCAAAAGCGCGCGGCGGCCGCGACCTCGGGTTGACACCTCGGGATCGCCGGGCATTGAATCATCGCACGATGGAACGCTATGTGCGCACTTCGCCGATTGGCCCGCTTTCGACGACCACGGTTCGGCGCCTATGCCTGACCGTGGCCGCGATTGGTATAGCGGCCGCTGTAGCGGGCTTTCTCGGCGGGACGGGATCGGTGCGCGCCGCGATCGAACACGTCGGCGCGCCCGCGCCCGACTTCAGCTGCGAACGATGCCTCAACCATGCGCCGTTCAAGCTGAGCGATTTGCGCGGCAAGGTGGTGCTGGTCGATTTCTGGGAATACACCTGCATCAACTGCATCCGCACTTTTCCCTATCTGCGCCGCTGGGATCGGCTTTATCGTCCGCTGGGCCTGGTGATCGTCGGCGTGCATACGCCCGAGTTCGAGTTCGGCAAGAATCCCGAGCGAGTCGCGGACGCCACCAAACGCTTCGGCTTCGATTTTCCGGTCGCGATCGATAGCGACTACAAAATCTGGTACGCGTTTCATAACGAGGGCTGGCCCGCCGACTACCTGATCGACAAGAACGGCAACATCGCCTACACACACCTGGGCGAGGGCGAGTACGGCTACTTCGAACAGAAGATTCAGGAATTGCTCAAACAGGCCAATCCCGCGCTCGACTTCAACCAGACCAAATACAGAATTCCGCAAGACGAGAACGTCGACTTGAACGGCGGCGTCTGTATGCGTGCGACGCCGGAAACCTATCTCGGCTTCGCGCACACGATGAATATCGCGAATCCGGGCGGCGAGGATCGCACGCGTCAGATCGTGTACGCGGCGCCGGCCGACGTCCCGCTGGACGAGTTCGCGCTCAATGGCCGATGGCTCGCGGCCGACGAATACGTGCGTCATGCGGTCGAGGCCAAGCCGCCGGGGGATTCGATCGCGCTGCACTACCGCGCCAAGTCGGTTTACCTGGTGGCCGGCTCTGACGACGCGAAACCGCATCGGCTCTGTGTCGAACAGGACGGCAAGCCGCTACCCAAGCCGGCCTGGGGCGTCGACGTGCGCGCCGCAAGCGACGGCCGGACCTACCTGGAGCTCGGCGCCAAGCGGATGTACTACGTCGTCAACAACGACGAGTTCGGCGGCCATCTGCTGCAACTCTACGCGCTCGAGCCCGGTCTCTCCCTCTATTCGTTCACGTTCGGCAATAACTGTGAGAACAAGTTCGCGCACCGCTGAATCGTCGCCATTAATTCACGGCTCCTCTCGCCGGACATAAAATTTCAAGGCCCCGACGTTTTGACCGCGCGCGAGCACTTGTGATGTGGCGGCGCCGCGCGTTTGCAATTTTCGTTTCCGACGGTCTATCCGCTGACAACTTGCCGAATTGGCTCGTAGATGGCGATTTCTGGCGTAAAATTATCTATTTACGAATCTATAGACTCTAATTTCCCGCTGATGCAGTATACGCATCACACGGCCATGGCCTCTCGAGAAGTCGGAGAAGAACTGGTCTATCCTTCGCTGCCCGCGGCACTCCTGACCGCGATGCTCGTGCTATTGCTGAGCGGCACCGTCGGACGGTTGCTGATGGAGCGCGACGCGGTGGAGCGATTCCTCCGCGAATGGCTGCCGTTCTTTCCCTTCCTTGAGGCCTTTCCGCCGTGGGCGCGCGAGGCGCCGTTCATCTTCGGCGCTATAGCCGTGGCTGTCATCCTGGCGGTGCGATACCTCGCCGGTGTCCTGCCGGCGATCGCGCTCTATCTGCTGGCTCTGGCAGTAGCTTGCGCCGTGGCTTTGGTGGCGCCGCCGACGCGGCTGCCGGCAGACCCTCAGGACTGGATATTCGTGTGCTATGTAACCTTGGCAGCTTTCGTGGGCGGTGCGCCCAAACCTTACGAAGATCAGATTTAGGCCGGCGCGCACACGGTCGGAACCAAGTGCGCGCTGCGCGGGCGCGACGCGCGAACTTGACAGCCGCGGCGGCGCCGTGGTCTATCGGAAATCGAGTGCGCGAAATCGAACCCGCGTAATAATCGAGTCCGGCACAACCCAGACAGCCGATAACCAGCAACCTAGTCGAGTCAGACTGCCGGCGGTCCGGGGAGCGCGGGGCCGCGAGTTGAGGCTTCGCCGCTAAAATTCTGAGGAGGATTGCGACGATGAAAGCCGCCGTATTTTATGGTCCCAAGCAGCCGCTCGTTGTCGAAGACGTCGAGATCGACCAGCCGATGGATCGCGAGGTCCTGGTGCGCACCGTGGCGAGCGGCGTCTGCCACAGCGATCTGCACTTCGTCGATGGCTTTTACAGCTTCCCGGCGCCCGCGGTACTGGGCCATGAAGCCGCCGGCATCGTCGAGGCGGTCGGCAAGGCCGTCGATTACGTGAAACCCGGCGACCACGTCATCGCTTGCCTCTCGGTCTTCTGCGGCTACTGCGACGACTGCATGGCGGGCCATCCCAACCGATGCACCAATCGCGCGGCCACCCAGCGGCGCAAGACCGACAAACCGCGCCTTGCGCTCAAGGGCCAGCCGATGCGCCAGTTTGCCGACCTTTCGACCTACGCCGAGAAGATGCTGGTGCACGAGAATGCGCTGGTGAAGATCGGCAACGACATGCCGCTCGACCGCGCTGCGCTCATCGGATGCGGCGTCACGACCGGCGTCGGCGCGGTGCTCAACACTGCGCGGATCGAGCCCGGAAGCACAGTCGCGGTCTTCGGATGCGGCGGCGTGGGCCTCGCGGCGATCCAGGGCGCGCGTATCGCGGGCGCCCGGATGATCATCGCCGTCGATCAGTACGAGTCGAAGCTCGCCCTCGCGCGGCGGCTCGGCGCCACCCACACCGTCGATTCCTCCCACACCGACGCGGTCAAGGCGATCCGCGAGCTGGCGAGCCCCGGCCAGCCGTCGGAGCCAGTGGTTGCGGGTCTCGGGGTGAGCGGCGGCGTCGATTACTCGTTCGAGGCGGTGGGACTCAAGAAACTCGCCGAGGACTGCTTCGATTGCATCAAGCCCGGCGGCACCGCGACGATCATCGGCATGATCCCGGTAGGTCAGAAGGTCGAACTCGACGGGCCCAAGTTCCTCACCGAGCGCAAGATCCAGGGCACCAACATGGGTTCCAACCGCTTCCGCATCGACATGCTGCGGTATATCGATTTTTACCAGCAGGGCCGCCTCAATCTCGACGACATGATCACGCGGCGCGGCAAGCTCGCCGACGTCAACGAGGCGTTCCGCGCGATGAAGGCCGGCGAGGTCGCCCGCACCGTTCTGATGTTCGACTGACTTCGGACAGGAGAGAGACGAGATGAAAGCCGCAATTTTCCATGGACCCGGCAAACCGCTCAGCATCGAGGAAATCCAGGTTGACGAACCGCGCGAGCACGAGGTGCTCGTGCGCACGGTTGCCACCGGCGTCTGCCATAGCGACCTCCACTTCGTCGAAGGGCTGTGGCCCCATCCCGCACCCGCCGTGCTCGGCCACGAGGCCGCCGGCATCGTCGAACGCGTCGGTTCGGCGGTGACCTACCTCAAGGCGGGCGATCACGTGATCTCGTGTCCGTCGGTGTTCTGCGGGCGCTGCAAGCAATGCAACTCCGGCCATCCGTACCGATGCACCAACCGCCCGGCGGTCCGCCGCCCCAAGGGCGACCAGCCGCGCCTGTCCAAGGACGGCGCGATGATCCGCCAGTTCAGCGATCTTTCGACGTACGCTGAGAAGATGCTGGTGCATGAGAACGCGCTGGTGAAGATTCGCGACGACATGCCGCTCGACCGCGCCGCGCTCATCGGGTGCGGCGTGACCACCGGTGTCGGCGCCGCGCTCAACACGGCGAAGGTCGAGCCGGGCTCGACGGTGGCGGTCTTCGGCGCCGGCGGGATCGGGCTTTCCGCGATCCAGGGCGCGCGCATCGCCGGCGCCGCGATGATCATCGCGGTGGACATGTTCGAGCACAAGCTCGCGACCGCCAAGCGCCTGGGCGCCACCCACACGGTGGACGCGTCGTCGGCCGATCCGGTTGAGGCGATCCAGAAGATGACCGACGGCGGCGTGGACTATGCGTTCGAGGCGATCGGGCTCAAGAAGGCCGCCGAGCAGTGTTTCGAAGCGCTCGCGCCGGGCGGCACCGCAACCGTGATCGGGATGATCCCGGTCGGGCAGAAGGTCGAGATCGACGGGCCCAAGCTGCTCACCGAGCGGCGGATCATGGGCTCGCTGATGGGTTCGAACCGCTTCCGCATCGACATGCCGCGGTACATCGATTTCTACCTCCAGGGACGGCTCAACCTCGACGACATGATCTCGCGCCGCGGCCGGCTCGAGGACGTGAACGAGGCGTTCCGCGCGATGAAGGCGGGCGAGGTGTCCCGGACGGTATTGACATTCGAGTAGCCGCGAGCGCCTTCTGCCAACGGCAGGCAGGCGACAGGAAATGCCCGTTTCCGGGAGGGTTTTGCAGGTCTCGAGCCGCGCAACCGGATCCGGATGCCTGCGGGGTTTCTCCCCGCTGTCATGCAGCTTTTTTGCTCCCCCAACCGCGTATAATTTCCGCGGTGCCTGAAACCAATCAGGGGGACGCGAATGGAACAGCTGCTCTACCTTTCGACGCTCGAGCAGATAATCATCGTCACGGTGATTTTCTCCGGACTGAGCGTTCTCGGGCTTTACACCGTGCGGAAGCTGGTGCCGGTCGAGGCCTTAAAGAAAAACCACGAGGTGGCCGGGTTCACTTTTGGAGTGCTCGGCGCCTTCTACGGGCTGCTGCTGGCGTTCGTGATCGTGGCGGCATGGGAGCGCTTCGATCGCGCAAGCGCCAATGTTCAGGAAGAAGGAGTGGCGCTGGTCTCCCTCTATCGGCTCTCCAAGGGCTTCCCCGCGCCTGCCGCCGGCGAAATGCAGCATGCGATCCGCGCGTACACCCATCACCTGATCGACGTCGAATGGCCGGCCATGGAGCACGCGAATTTCGCCGGCATCGATGATTCCCTCGGCACGCAACCGCTATGGCAAATCGTCATGACGTACAGGCCCGACGATCCGCGCCAGACCCTGCTGGTCGACAAGAGTTTCGATCAGCTTTCGAAGCTCACCGAAGAGGGCAACCTGCGCTACCTGTATTCGAGAGAAGATCTGCCGTCGGTCGTGTGGCTGGTGATTTACGCCGGACTGCTGATCACGATCGGCTTCAGCTACTTCTTCGGTCTCGAGGCGTTCGCTTCGCAGGCGCTGATGTGCGCGATTTTCTCCACTCTGCTGGGCCTGACCATACTTGCGATTCTCGAGCTCGCGCATCCGTACCAGGGAACGGTCGTGGTGTCCGCGCAGCCGCTGGAGTACGCGTTGTCGCGCATGGACGACATGGACAAAATAAGCGTCGGCAGCCCTGCTCAGGACCCGCGTGCCGCGCGTTTCGGTCCTCTTGCCGTGCGCTGAAGAACCGGCCGCGCGTCCCAGCGCCTCAGATGAGGCGCATCTCCTTCATCAGCGCGTGGAGCTTTTCCGCCGGGCCGGGCGACATCGGCGTGAGCGGCATCCGCATCTCGGCCGTGCACTTGCCCATGAAGGCGAGCGCTTGCTTGACCGGGATCGGATTTGTCTCGACGAAGATCGCGCGCACCAGCGGCAGAAGCTTGTAGTGCAGCTCGCGCGCCCGCGGGTAGTCGCCCGCCAGCGCGGCCGCCGCCAGCTCGTGCGTCTCGCGCGGCATCAGGTTGCTGACGGTCGCGACCACGCCCTTGCCGCCGAGCGCCATCATCGGCAGCGTCAGCGCGTCGTCGCCCGACAGGATCGTCAGACGGTCGCCGCACAGGCGCCGGATGTCGGAGACCTGGTCCATCGAACCCGAGGCTTCCTTGATCGCCACCACGTTGCGGATTTCGCACAGCCGCGCGAAAGTTTCGGGCGCGATATTGGAGGCCGTGCGTCCGGGGATGTTGTAAACGATGAGCGGCAGATCGACCGCCGCCGCGACCATCTTGTAGTGCCTGAAGATACCGTCCTGGGTGGGCTTGTTGTAGTAGGGCGAGATCATCAGCGCGCCGTCGACGCCGGCTTCGCGCGCGGAGGCGGTCAGACGGATCGCCTCGGCGGTCGAGTTCGAGCCGGTGCCGGCCACCACGGGCACGCGCTTGCGCGTCTGATTGACGACGATCCGGATCACCTGCTCGTGCTCAGAGTGGGTGAGCGTGGCCGACTCTCCCGTCGAGCCGCAGGGCACGAGGCCGTCGATGCCGCTCTGAATCTGGAACTCGACCGCTTCACGCAGCGCCTGCTCGTCAACTTCGCCGTCGCGAAAAGGGGTCACCAAAGCCGTCAGTGCGCCGTTGAACATCGCTTCGCCTCCAGATTTACGCTACGACCGGCGTCAGTTCGGCGTCGCCCACTTCGACTTCGCCGCTGAACACCTCGACCGCTTCGCCCGTCATCATCACGTGATTGGCGCCCTCGCCCCGCTCGCGCCATTCGATTCCGAGTTTGCCGCCGCGCAATTCCAGGGTTGCACGGCGCTCGGCGCGCCCGGTCAACACCGCGGCGACCAGCGACGCGCAGGCGCCGGTACCGCAGGCGAGCGTTTCGCCCGAGCCGCGCTCCCACACCCGCATCCGCAGCCGGTCGCGCGCGATCGGCAGGATGAACTCGGTGTTGACGCGGCGGGGAAAGAACGGATGGTGCTCGAACTGGCGTCCGACGCGGGCGAATTCGGAATCCTCAAGCGCGAAGATCGCCTCGTCGTCGACGAATACGACGCAGTGCGGATTGCCCATCGAGACCGCGGTGATGCGCCATAGGCGCCCGCCGACCTCGAGCGGATGGTCGATGACGCGGCCGTCGGCGGCGACCGGGATTTCACGGCTTTCGAGAATCGGCTCGCCCATATCGACCGTCGCCTCGACGGGGCGTCCGCCTTCGAGCCTCAGCTCCACCGTCTTGAGCCCGCAGTCGGTCTCGATCAGCATGGGGTTGCGCGGGCGCGTGGCGCGCTCGTAGTGCAGGCGCGCGACGCAGCGGATGCCGTTGCCGCACATCTCGCCGCGGCTGCCGTCCGCGTTGTACATCTCCATCCGCACGTCGGCGCTTTTCGACGGCGCGAGCATGATAATTCCGTCGCCACCGATGCCGAAGCGGCGATCGGAGAGCCGGCGCGCCAAGGCGGCCGGGTCCGCCGGACGCACGCGATCGGCAACGAGGTAGATGTAGTCGTTGCCGCAACCGTGCATCTTGGTGAAGGCGAGCTTCGCCATCAGGCGGCTCCTCCGGGCGGCAGGCTGACGAGTTTTTCGCCGCGCA
Protein-coding regions in this window:
- the asnS gene encoding asparagine--tRNA ligase codes for the protein MAWVYIEELGRHVGEEITLKGWLYNRRSSGKIHFLLLRDGTGVCQCVALLNEIGAEAFSAADHLGQESSLEVTGAVREDKRAPGGFELTVKHFKVYAPAADYPITPKEHGVAFLLDLRHLWVRSARQHAILRVRDEVAAAARQFFHDRGFVLFDAPILTPTSCEGTTNLFEIDYFGERKAYLTQSGQLYAEAGALALGKVYCFGPTFRAEKSKTRRHLTEFWMVEPEVAYYTLAEDMQLAEDFVAYIVGRVLERRAADLATLERDREPLKRAAQTPYPRITYDEAIKRLHAKGLAVKWGDDLGGDEETALSAEFDRPVMVHRYPAECKAFYMKRDPDRPEVALCVDMLAPEGYGEIIGGGQREDDYETLRARIVAHGLPIEPLNWYLDLRRYGSVPHAGFGMGIERVVAWLCGLHHIRETIPFPRMMERLEP
- a CDS encoding CvpA family protein; translated protein: MNGLDYLILAAIGLGALMGAGRGILRIASSLIALVSAFYLAAVYDKPAGDQLARAFSLKPATGATLGYIVIFLTVMIVVAWGGSKLAQLIRAVHMSWADRLGGAVVGAAMGALVSALVVVIATATLPADTAVIRDSQLAPRVLDYSHDLAGFVPVQMRDAYYYREAQVITYWNQHKTAPPESASGPAAAP
- the trxA gene encoding thioredoxin, which encodes MASELVNHVTDANFDQEVLKSDKAVLIDFWAPWCAPCRAIAPIIDELAGEYAGRLKVVKINVDDNPETPARYGVRGIPNLLIIKSGQVKEQIVGAVPKSHLVKAVDSALV
- a CDS encoding redoxin family protein, which codes for MERYVRTSPIGPLSTTTVRRLCLTVAAIGIAAAVAGFLGGTGSVRAAIEHVGAPAPDFSCERCLNHAPFKLSDLRGKVVLVDFWEYTCINCIRTFPYLRRWDRLYRPLGLVIVGVHTPEFEFGKNPERVADATKRFGFDFPVAIDSDYKIWYAFHNEGWPADYLIDKNGNIAYTHLGEGEYGYFEQKIQELLKQANPALDFNQTKYRIPQDENVDLNGGVCMRATPETYLGFAHTMNIANPGGEDRTRQIVYAAPADVPLDEFALNGRWLAADEYVRHAVEAKPPGDSIALHYRAKSVYLVAGSDDAKPHRLCVEQDGKPLPKPAWGVDVRAASDGRTYLELGAKRMYYVVNNDEFGGHLLQLYALEPGLSLYSFTFGNNCENKFAHR
- a CDS encoding Zn-dependent alcohol dehydrogenase, with protein sequence MKAAVFYGPKQPLVVEDVEIDQPMDREVLVRTVASGVCHSDLHFVDGFYSFPAPAVLGHEAAGIVEAVGKAVDYVKPGDHVIACLSVFCGYCDDCMAGHPNRCTNRAATQRRKTDKPRLALKGQPMRQFADLSTYAEKMLVHENALVKIGNDMPLDRAALIGCGVTTGVGAVLNTARIEPGSTVAVFGCGGVGLAAIQGARIAGARMIIAVDQYESKLALARRLGATHTVDSSHTDAVKAIRELASPGQPSEPVVAGLGVSGGVDYSFEAVGLKKLAEDCFDCIKPGGTATIIGMIPVGQKVELDGPKFLTERKIQGTNMGSNRFRIDMLRYIDFYQQGRLNLDDMITRRGKLADVNEAFRAMKAGEVARTVLMFD
- a CDS encoding Zn-dependent alcohol dehydrogenase; translation: MKAAIFHGPGKPLSIEEIQVDEPREHEVLVRTVATGVCHSDLHFVEGLWPHPAPAVLGHEAAGIVERVGSAVTYLKAGDHVISCPSVFCGRCKQCNSGHPYRCTNRPAVRRPKGDQPRLSKDGAMIRQFSDLSTYAEKMLVHENALVKIRDDMPLDRAALIGCGVTTGVGAALNTAKVEPGSTVAVFGAGGIGLSAIQGARIAGAAMIIAVDMFEHKLATAKRLGATHTVDASSADPVEAIQKMTDGGVDYAFEAIGLKKAAEQCFEALAPGGTATVIGMIPVGQKVEIDGPKLLTERRIMGSLMGSNRFRIDMPRYIDFYLQGRLNLDDMISRRGRLEDVNEAFRAMKAGEVSRTVLTFE
- the dapA gene encoding 4-hydroxy-tetrahydrodipicolinate synthase — its product is MFNGALTALVTPFRDGEVDEQALREAVEFQIQSGIDGLVPCGSTGESATLTHSEHEQVIRIVVNQTRKRVPVVAGTGSNSTAEAIRLTASAREAGVDGALMISPYYNKPTQDGIFRHYKMVAAAVDLPLIVYNIPGRTASNIAPETFARLCEIRNVVAIKEASGSMDQVSDIRRLCGDRLTILSGDDALTLPMMALGGKGVVATVSNLMPRETHELAAAALAGDYPRARELHYKLLPLVRAIFVETNPIPVKQALAFMGKCTAEMRMPLTPMSPGPAEKLHALMKEMRLI
- the dapF gene encoding diaminopimelate epimerase, with amino-acid sequence MAKLAFTKMHGCGNDYIYLVADRVRPADPAALARRLSDRRFGIGGDGIIMLAPSKSADVRMEMYNADGSRGEMCGNGIRCVARLHYERATRPRNPMLIETDCGLKTVELRLEGGRPVEATVDMGEPILESREIPVAADGRVIDHPLEVGGRLWRITAVSMGNPHCVVFVDDEAIFALEDSEFARVGRQFEHHPFFPRRVNTEFILPIARDRLRMRVWERGSGETLACGTGACASLVAAVLTGRAERRATLELRGGKLGIEWRERGEGANHVMMTGEAVEVFSGEVEVGDAELTPVVA